The following coding sequences lie in one Fundulus heteroclitus isolate FHET01 chromosome 20, MU-UCD_Fhet_4.1, whole genome shotgun sequence genomic window:
- the dhrs3b gene encoding short-chain dehydrogenase/reductase 3b: MELKIACRLLLFPIQMFFHIVRAGLLSLLPSSKKDLSKEVVLITGGGRGIGRHLAKEFAKQGAKKVILWGRTEKCLKETAEEIALSGSECCYFVCDVANRDEVYRQAKVVREKVGDVTILVNNAAVVHGKSLMDSDDDALLKTQHINTLGQFWTTKAFLPRMLELQHGHVVCINSILSQSPIPGAIDYCTSKASSLAFMESLTLGLVDCPGVSCTTVLPFHTNTEMFRGMRVRFPQLFPPLKPEVVAQKTVDAVRTDKAFIYLPWTMHMLVILKSFMPQVALEEIHRFSGSYTCMNTFKGRT; encoded by the exons ATGGAGCTGAAGATCGCATGCCGTTTGCTCCTCTTCCCGATCCAAATGTTCTTCCACATCGTCCGGGCCGGTCTGCTGTCGCTGTTGCCAAGCAGCAAAAAGGACTTAAGCAAGGAAGTGGTATTGATCACCGGCGGAGGTCGAGGCATCGGACGTCACCTGGCCAAGGAGTTTGCCAAGCAAGGAGCCAAGAAG GTGATCCTTTGGGgcagaacagagaagtgtttaaAAGAGACAGCTGAAGAAATCGCCCTCTCTGGATCAGAGTGCTGTTACTTTGTATGTGATGTGGCCAATCGGGACGAGGTGTACAGACAAGCCAAGGTGGTGAGAGAAAAG GTTGGAGATGTTACGATATTGGTGAACAATGCAGCTGTAGTGCATGGCAAAAGTCTGATGGACAGCGACGATGACGCGCTTCTCAAAACTCAACACATCAACACCTTGGGGCAGTTCTGG aCAACAAAGGCGTTCCTGCCCCGAATGCTGGAGCTACAGCACGGCCATGTTGTTTGCATTAACTCCATCCTGTCCCAGTCCCCGATCCCAGGGGCGATAGACTACTGCACCTCTAAAGCCTCTTCCCTGGCATTCATGGAGAGCCTGACACTTGGCCTGGTGGATTGTCCCGGCGTCAGCTGCACCACCGTGCTTCCTTTCCACACAAACACGGAGATGTTCCGGGGTATGAGAGTCAG GTTCCCCCAGCTCTTTCCACCACTCAAACCAGAAGTAGTTGCTCAGAAGACTGTTGATGCTGTCAGAACTGACAAGGCCTTCATTTACCTGCCCTGGACAATGCACATGCTTGTTATACTTAAAag CTTCATGCCGCAAGTTGCTCTTGAGGAAATCCACAGGTTCTCTGGGAGTTATACCTGCATGAACACATTCAAAGGAAGGACATGA